A single genomic interval of Asinibacterium sp. OR53 harbors:
- a CDS encoding RadC family protein, protein MEQLAMQFPEWTRVAEVELIYKTTVKPSQRPKINSVKDCYELLKELWNENTIEMQEEFKVLLLNRGNKVIGVYEASAGGLTGTVADPRLILAAAIKSLAVSIILSHNHPSGNLKPSRADEELTQKIKFAAAYHDIKVIDHIIITSEGYCSFAEEGLL, encoded by the coding sequence ATGGAACAGTTAGCAATGCAATTTCCGGAATGGACAAGAGTAGCTGAAGTGGAATTGATTTATAAAACAACGGTAAAGCCATCCCAACGGCCAAAGATTAACAGCGTTAAAGATTGCTATGAATTATTAAAAGAATTATGGAATGAAAACACCATCGAGATGCAGGAGGAATTTAAAGTACTACTATTAAACAGAGGCAACAAAGTAATTGGTGTTTATGAAGCATCTGCAGGCGGTTTAACAGGTACTGTAGCCGACCCAAGATTGATTCTTGCTGCTGCCATTAAAAGTCTTGCTGTAAGTATTATTCTTTCGCACAATCACCCTTCAGGAAATCTGAAGCCAAGCCGGGCAGATGAAGAATTAACCCAAAAGATAAAATTCGCCGCTGCATACCATGATATAAAAGTGATAGACCACATTATTATTACCAGTGAAGGATATTGCAGTTTTGCTGAGGAAGGGCTTTTATAG
- a CDS encoding DUF3375 domain-containing protein, which yields MTFEEILVQFKTAKPLLLMRAKNAPFIISFFHKVFADANITTITNSELRSKLEGYMEELSYEEKDEELEAGTLFDDFSVRAAQYIDKWSNSGFLSKYPNDDGEDLHELTSDTRKVLKWLGDLEKRSHVGTNSRFKDIFFKLQKMIEQTNEDAEARVEELQKKKWEIENEINLLKSGKKPSVFDETEIKEQFYDLNKMARELLSDFSEVEQNFEQIRKDIQRKYNEKDVAKGTLLVFALDALDEIEQKPQGKSFKAFWEFLMDERRQQEFSQLTERLYQLLNEQGIDYNNDRFLKHLKRYLHVSGRKVIDSNRKLSEKISRVLSEKNLLERRRAMELIGDIRQMAYTLIEMKIKEDDFIVIEDEPYINLFDRWEPGEEKDDVTDILFPDGTNEEGEADFKLLFDQFTIDKKKLQLRIDRMLENKTQVTLKEIVDEYGVENGLSEIVGYFSIATSGSHHLIIEEAKEPILIGERKINVPMVIYTRPQIN from the coding sequence ATGACCTTTGAGGAAATACTTGTACAGTTTAAAACAGCAAAACCGCTATTGCTGATGAGGGCAAAAAATGCCCCGTTCATTATTTCCTTTTTTCATAAGGTTTTTGCAGATGCCAATATTACCACCATTACTAATAGTGAATTACGGAGCAAACTGGAAGGCTATATGGAAGAGCTTTCTTATGAAGAAAAGGACGAAGAATTGGAAGCCGGGACTCTATTTGACGATTTTTCTGTACGGGCAGCCCAATACATTGATAAGTGGAGTAATAGTGGCTTTCTTAGTAAGTATCCAAACGATGATGGTGAAGACTTACATGAATTGACTTCCGATACAAGAAAAGTATTAAAATGGTTGGGGGATTTAGAAAAGAGAAGTCATGTAGGAACCAACAGCCGCTTTAAAGACATTTTCTTCAAACTTCAGAAAATGATTGAACAAACCAACGAAGATGCAGAAGCAAGAGTTGAAGAACTGCAAAAGAAAAAATGGGAAATAGAAAATGAAATAAACCTGCTGAAATCCGGAAAGAAACCATCTGTATTTGACGAGACAGAGATTAAAGAACAGTTCTACGACTTAAATAAAATGGCAAGGGAGTTACTCTCAGACTTTAGCGAAGTAGAACAAAACTTTGAACAAATTCGTAAAGACATACAACGAAAGTATAATGAAAAAGATGTAGCCAAGGGTACATTACTGGTATTTGCTCTTGATGCTCTTGACGAAATAGAACAAAAACCACAAGGTAAAAGTTTCAAAGCATTCTGGGAATTTTTAATGGATGAAAGAAGGCAGCAGGAATTTTCACAGCTTACAGAAAGGCTGTATCAATTATTGAATGAACAAGGTATTGACTATAATAACGACAGGTTTTTAAAACACCTGAAACGTTACCTGCATGTATCAGGAAGAAAAGTAATTGACTCCAATCGTAAACTGAGTGAAAAAATAAGCAGGGTACTTTCTGAAAAAAATCTGCTGGAAAGAAGAAGGGCTATGGAGCTTATTGGCGATATACGACAAATGGCATATACACTAATTGAAATGAAAATTAAAGAAGATGATTTTATAGTTATTGAAGATGAGCCATACATTAATCTTTTTGACAGATGGGAACCCGGAGAGGAAAAGGATGATGTTACAGACATACTGTTTCCGGATGGTACGAATGAGGAAGGCGAAGCGGATTTTAAACTTCTTTTTGACCAGTTTACCATTGACAAAAAGAAATTACAGCTACGTATTGACAGGATGCTGGAAAATAAAACCCAGGTTACGCTTAAGGAAATTGTAGATGAGTATGGAGTTGAAAATGGATTAAGCGAAATAGTCGGTTATTTTTCAATAGCCACTTCGGGTTCACATCACTTGATTATTGAAGAAGCAAAAGAGCCGATATTAATCGGCGAAAGAAAAATAAATGTGCCGATGGTAATATATACAAGGCCACAAATAAATTAA
- a CDS encoding DUF4194 domain-containing protein produces the protein METKIPRAPFAAVIIKLLQGPVYADDKNIWRELQAWSSAIQEYFGKIGMTLEIADQDGFARIIQPEAGENDETPLPRLMRKQSLTYEATLLAVILREGLEEFDIKSDGTKFYLTQKEIKERIELFYKEQPNKSKLWKDLSRPITSLLNIGILKLNREDAANKDNNQYEIKRIIKAFISNDKLEEIKNKLSNYVNPVQQ, from the coding sequence ATGGAAACAAAAATTCCAAGAGCCCCATTTGCCGCAGTAATCATTAAGCTGTTACAAGGGCCAGTATATGCAGATGACAAAAATATCTGGCGGGAATTGCAAGCCTGGTCATCAGCCATACAGGAGTATTTTGGCAAAATAGGTATGACCCTTGAAATTGCTGACCAGGATGGTTTTGCAAGAATTATACAACCGGAAGCCGGAGAAAATGATGAAACTCCTTTGCCAAGGTTAATGAGAAAACAATCCCTTACTTATGAAGCCACCCTGCTGGCTGTCATTCTCCGGGAAGGGTTGGAAGAATTTGACATCAAAAGTGATGGCACTAAGTTCTACCTCACACAAAAAGAAATTAAAGAGCGGATAGAATTGTTTTATAAGGAGCAGCCCAACAAAAGTAAATTATGGAAAGACCTGTCAAGGCCAATTACCAGTCTACTCAATATTGGAATTTTGAAATTAAACCGTGAGGATGCCGCCAATAAGGATAACAACCAATATGAAATCAAAAGGATTATCAAGGCATTTATAAGTAATGATAAATTGGAGGAAATTAAGAATAAGTTAAGCAACTATGTCAACCCTGTTCAGCAATAA
- a CDS encoding ATP-binding protein: protein MSTLFSNNQSDNGYRLRYLEVFNWGTFNGKVYKLQPDGRTSLLTGANGSGKTTLIDALLTLLVPTHKRFYNQSSGAESKKERDENSYFWGYHGKIFSEANQKADTEQLRTKADNPYSVLLACFQNSGTQHTISLVQVRWFGNGGLQKIFIVSPYPLTITEHFGKDHFDFKGDWKKKLVKQYAKTEIYNSFKEYAARFSELFGLRDKALSLFSQTVGIKVLGDLTNFIRQEMLEEAEAEEQFKSLHTHYSDLLISHKAIQKDEKQLELLAPVIQNKQKLDDLRIKKQKLDFVEEQMPFFLGKIEYELLEKDVDRLVLDIEIAQKDKEFISTSVDTLDKEKEQLITQRAALNIDSQISLLNKDIDTETDKRNRKSAESSRYTGYCEQLKLDTQIDESVFWVNYGKIQELNTSVPAEIEKLSEKKVRLNIEQESKEIKIENLQQQITSLLARKNRIPDDLINARKRLINILETTEEELPFVGELIKVKITEQLWEDSIEKLLHNFSMQLLVPEKFSKAANQFIYNNDMQTKLVYQKMEQRPSNSIVRWPADDDALANKLELKESAHTKWLETTLLDRFNYYCTDDLEVFYGSPKAITSNGLMRNVNRHEKDDRPGRWNKSKYRLGWDNKATIQYLQQQKYNEEKLHTKLSDEIKELTPHIVAVQAKRQTISNLILIKNYNEINWAQHAEKINNLNKQVQDLKKSSDAYELIVNQLKEVEKNLKQANDKRDNLITKLSKLDDEYNKKNLRKLSLNFEDLQEAGEKEILFFLTEEEISFSDIKTLAQFENLMTQAAIKLKGRQKSAGAAVNKLELETTSLIAAFKNPGEKITNEFANWSGDVMNISGDLTGLADLEELYKTIQTQRLVEHKRRFRDYMDKSMLDALTSYRAWLNNELSKIEDMIEELNVPLKKITFNRNPDTYLQLECRQLRGENEINIFRGQLNAAIPNTLDFATQKDENYRLEVFNKIKELITELQTEETWRRKVTDVRNWLLFSAREYSAVDNKVGQYHDNTASYSGGQKAQFTYAILGAAIAHQFGIFQQGKQHKSLRFITVDEAFSKLDPEKSQFLMEFCAQLNLQILVVTPLDKINIAEPYINAVHFVEIKNKKNSVLYNLTMEQYYEKKESFKQLAELKE, encoded by the coding sequence ATGTCAACCCTGTTCAGCAATAATCAGTCAGACAATGGCTACCGGTTAAGATACCTGGAAGTATTTAACTGGGGCACATTTAATGGCAAAGTTTATAAACTACAGCCTGATGGCCGTACGTCCCTGCTTACAGGGGCAAACGGCAGTGGCAAAACAACATTGATTGATGCCCTGCTCACCCTACTTGTGCCAACTCATAAACGCTTTTATAATCAGTCATCCGGAGCCGAATCAAAAAAGGAAAGGGACGAAAACTCCTATTTCTGGGGTTATCATGGAAAAATATTTTCTGAAGCAAATCAAAAAGCAGATACTGAACAACTACGTACCAAAGCAGATAATCCTTATTCGGTTTTGCTTGCCTGCTTTCAAAACTCCGGTACACAACATACCATTTCATTGGTACAAGTACGATGGTTTGGTAATGGCGGGTTGCAAAAGATATTTATAGTTTCCCCTTATCCACTTACTATCACAGAGCACTTTGGCAAAGACCATTTTGATTTTAAAGGTGATTGGAAGAAGAAATTAGTAAAGCAATATGCCAAAACAGAAATTTATAACAGCTTTAAAGAATATGCAGCAAGGTTTAGTGAACTGTTTGGATTAAGAGACAAAGCATTGTCACTTTTTAGCCAAACGGTAGGCATTAAAGTGCTGGGTGATTTAACAAATTTTATTCGCCAGGAAATGCTGGAAGAAGCTGAAGCCGAAGAGCAGTTTAAAAGCCTGCATACTCATTACAGCGATTTATTGATAAGTCATAAAGCTATTCAGAAAGATGAGAAGCAGCTTGAATTACTGGCTCCCGTAATTCAAAACAAACAGAAGCTTGATGATTTACGAATTAAAAAACAAAAGCTGGATTTTGTAGAAGAGCAAATGCCTTTCTTTCTTGGCAAAATAGAATATGAGTTATTGGAGAAAGATGTTGACAGGTTGGTACTGGATATTGAAATAGCACAAAAAGATAAAGAATTTATTTCTACGTCAGTTGATACACTTGATAAAGAAAAAGAACAGTTGATTACGCAAAGGGCTGCATTAAATATTGACAGTCAAATTTCTCTCCTAAATAAGGATATTGATACAGAGACAGACAAAAGAAATAGAAAAAGTGCAGAAAGTAGCCGTTACACTGGTTATTGCGAACAGTTAAAATTGGATACTCAAATTGATGAGTCAGTCTTTTGGGTTAATTATGGAAAAATTCAGGAACTAAATACATCTGTTCCGGCGGAAATAGAAAAACTTTCAGAAAAGAAAGTACGATTGAATATTGAACAAGAAAGTAAAGAGATTAAAATAGAAAATTTGCAGCAACAGATTACTTCGCTGTTGGCAAGAAAAAATCGCATACCAGACGACCTGATTAATGCAAGAAAACGACTTATAAACATACTCGAAACCACTGAAGAGGAACTTCCATTTGTAGGCGAATTAATTAAAGTAAAAATAACAGAACAGCTTTGGGAAGATTCAATTGAAAAATTGTTGCACAATTTCTCCATGCAACTGTTGGTTCCTGAAAAATTCAGTAAAGCAGCAAACCAATTCATTTATAATAATGATATGCAGACAAAACTGGTATATCAAAAAATGGAACAAAGACCATCTAATAGTATTGTTCGCTGGCCTGCAGATGATGATGCCCTGGCAAATAAATTGGAACTAAAAGAATCAGCCCATACCAAATGGCTTGAAACTACCCTGCTTGACAGGTTCAATTATTACTGTACAGATGATTTGGAAGTTTTCTATGGTTCGCCAAAAGCCATTACTTCTAATGGGCTGATGAGAAACGTAAACCGGCACGAAAAAGATGACCGACCGGGACGATGGAACAAATCAAAATACAGGCTTGGTTGGGATAATAAAGCAACCATCCAATATCTTCAGCAACAGAAGTATAATGAAGAAAAGTTACATACTAAACTGTCTGACGAAATTAAAGAACTAACACCCCATATTGTTGCTGTGCAGGCAAAGCGTCAAACCATTTCCAATCTCATACTTATAAAAAACTACAATGAAATAAACTGGGCACAACATGCCGAAAAGATTAATAATTTAAACAAGCAGGTACAGGATTTAAAAAAATCTTCTGATGCGTATGAGCTGATTGTAAATCAACTTAAAGAAGTAGAAAAGAACTTAAAGCAGGCAAATGATAAAAGGGACAACCTTATTACTAAACTGAGTAAACTAGACGATGAATACAATAAAAAGAATCTACGTAAACTGAGCCTGAACTTTGAAGATTTGCAGGAAGCTGGCGAAAAAGAAATTCTCTTCTTTCTTACTGAAGAAGAAATTTCTTTTTCGGATATTAAAACGCTTGCTCAGTTTGAAAACCTGATGACACAGGCTGCTATCAAATTAAAAGGAAGACAAAAATCAGCCGGGGCTGCAGTGAATAAGCTTGAACTGGAGACTACTTCTTTAATTGCTGCATTTAAAAATCCCGGAGAAAAAATTACTAATGAGTTTGCCAATTGGAGCGGTGATGTAATGAACATCAGCGGCGACCTTACCGGGCTTGCTGACCTGGAAGAATTATATAAAACTATACAGACCCAAAGATTGGTTGAGCATAAGCGAAGATTCAGGGACTATATGGATAAAAGTATGCTGGATGCATTAACAAGTTACCGGGCATGGCTCAATAATGAATTAAGTAAAATTGAAGACATGATTGAGGAACTGAATGTGCCATTGAAAAAAATAACATTTAACCGCAATCCTGATACTTATTTGCAATTGGAGTGCAGGCAGCTAAGGGGAGAAAATGAAATAAATATATTCAGAGGTCAATTGAACGCAGCCATCCCAAACACACTTGATTTTGCTACTCAGAAAGACGAAAATTACCGGCTTGAAGTATTCAACAAAATAAAAGAATTAATCACAGAATTGCAGACTGAGGAGACATGGAGACGAAAAGTAACAGATGTTAGAAACTGGCTTTTATTCAGTGCCAGAGAATATTCGGCGGTGGATAATAAGGTCGGTCAATATCATGATAATACCGCCAGCTATTCTGGAGGGCAAAAAGCACAGTTCACCTACGCAATCTTAGGAGCAGCTATTGCACACCAGTTTGGTATTTTTCAACAAGGTAAACAACATAAGAGCCTTCGGTTTATTACGGTAGATGAAGCTTTTAGCAAATTAGACCCTGAGAAAAGCCAGTTCCTAATGGAATTTTGTGCACAGTTGAATCTTCAAATATTAGTGGTTACTCCTTTGGATAAAATCAATATTGCTGAACCCTACATCAATGCTGTTCATTTTGTAGAAATAAAAAACAAGAAAAATTCTGTGTTGTATAACCTTACAATGGAGCAGTATTATGAAAAGAAAGAGAGCTTTAAACAATTAGCCGAACTCAAAGAATGA
- a CDS encoding DUF3322 and DUF2220 domain-containing protein, producing the protein MITPKELFQKSDKQFFKTVKSILNGEVVFPLSIPANKSISGTNFSELKAAIVPLYQQSKEVKGKGYSVEWTLKTIEGTKQKLPAKIYFETLVDYLFYTNRIADYSAIEKAFHLLIESFPGLTQWAKDNSPFLLHQVANMPDLIKVCRYFYQNNPPHNLYLRELPIEVHSKFIEDNTAALKKLLDNILPQDWINKSETDFSGRYLVKKPNVYAQIRLLDDSLKHIIGFDELALTIDDSALLNWQPEKVFIIENKACFLSFPKVKNSVAIFGEGFKSRVSKHIPWLAKAELFCWFDLDAAGFEMLNIIRRHYPSAMSLLMDEKTYHQFSQFSVTSTYRKLLLDKLNADELKLYDFLQVNNKRLEQERITQAHIQSELLKMRLL; encoded by the coding sequence ATGATTACGCCAAAAGAACTATTTCAAAAGTCAGATAAACAGTTTTTTAAAACTGTAAAATCCATTCTTAATGGTGAAGTAGTATTTCCATTATCAATTCCAGCCAATAAAAGTATTTCCGGCACCAATTTCAGTGAGTTGAAAGCTGCCATTGTTCCGTTATACCAGCAATCAAAAGAAGTTAAAGGCAAAGGCTATTCCGTAGAATGGACACTGAAAACAATTGAGGGCACAAAACAAAAACTGCCAGCTAAAATCTATTTTGAAACGTTAGTTGATTATCTTTTTTATACCAACAGGATAGCTGATTATTCAGCTATTGAAAAAGCATTTCACTTACTGATAGAATCATTTCCGGGATTAACGCAATGGGCAAAAGATAATAGCCCTTTCTTGCTACATCAGGTTGCCAATATGCCGGATTTAATAAAAGTCTGCAGATATTTTTATCAGAATAATCCACCGCATAATTTGTATCTGAGAGAACTCCCTATTGAAGTACACTCAAAATTTATTGAGGACAACACAGCAGCTTTGAAGAAGCTATTGGACAATATTTTACCGCAGGATTGGATAAACAAAAGTGAAACAGATTTTTCAGGACGTTACTTGGTAAAGAAACCCAATGTATATGCACAAATAAGGCTATTAGATGATAGCTTGAAGCATATAATAGGATTTGATGAATTGGCATTAACGATTGACGATTCTGCTTTGCTAAACTGGCAACCTGAAAAAGTATTTATTATTGAAAACAAAGCCTGCTTTCTGTCTTTTCCTAAAGTAAAAAATTCGGTGGCAATTTTTGGTGAAGGCTTTAAAAGCCGTGTAAGTAAACACATTCCCTGGCTGGCTAAGGCAGAATTATTTTGCTGGTTTGACCTTGATGCCGCCGGGTTTGAAATGCTGAATATTATACGGCGGCATTACCCTTCAGCCATGAGTTTACTGATGGATGAAAAAACATATCATCAGTTTAGCCAGTTTTCGGTTACTTCCACATACAGAAAGCTATTGTTAGACAAGCTAAATGCTGATGAATTAAAACTGTATGACTTCTTGCAAGTAAATAACAAAAGATTAGAGCAAGAGCGCATAACACAGGCACATATACAATCTGAACTATTGAAAATGCGGTTGCTTTAA
- a CDS encoding relaxase/mobilization nuclease domain-containing protein has product MVAKITIPKSIEAALNYNEKKVQKGNAVCLHAANYLKDAKQMNFYQKLVGFERLNSLNERATTKTLHVSLNFASSEKLSENKLQHIANEYMQKIGFGEQPYLVYKHEDAGHPHIHIVSTTIKSDGSRINTHNIGRNQSEKARKEIEQTYGLVKAERQQQLRSPGIKPVDVQKVVYGKDETKRSISNVVGVVFSQYKFASLPEFNAALKQFNVVADRGKEEGKIYKNRGLVYRILDATGNKVGVPIKASSISCKPILYNLEKKFTANETAKESLKPFVKIKLDDCLSQSPSTMKELVEYLKQKNIYTLLRQNAEGRLYGITFVDNQNKVVFNGSDLGKGYSAVALQSRLATPNEKSQTQDETKGSGSGGFVQKEMVQQKQQGKTIPVTTKTESLLDVLLSTKEQYENTPYSLLKKKRKKKKPNL; this is encoded by the coding sequence ATGGTTGCAAAAATAACGATACCAAAAAGCATAGAAGCTGCATTGAACTACAACGAAAAGAAAGTGCAGAAAGGTAATGCCGTGTGCCTTCATGCAGCCAACTATCTGAAAGATGCCAAGCAAATGAATTTTTATCAAAAGCTTGTCGGCTTTGAAAGGCTAAACAGTTTGAATGAAAGGGCAACTACAAAAACACTGCATGTATCTCTCAACTTTGCATCTTCAGAAAAGCTATCAGAAAACAAGTTGCAGCATATAGCAAATGAGTACATGCAAAAGATTGGTTTTGGAGAACAGCCATACCTTGTTTACAAACATGAAGATGCAGGGCATCCGCATATTCACATTGTAAGCACTACTATTAAATCCGATGGTAGCAGGATTAACACCCACAACATCGGCAGAAACCAAAGTGAAAAAGCAAGAAAAGAAATTGAGCAAACTTATGGGTTGGTAAAAGCAGAAAGACAACAACAATTAAGAAGCCCCGGCATCAAACCAGTTGATGTGCAAAAAGTGGTTTATGGAAAGGATGAAACCAAAAGAAGTATTTCAAATGTGGTGGGTGTAGTATTCAGTCAATACAAATTTGCTTCATTGCCAGAATTTAATGCTGCTTTAAAACAATTTAATGTAGTTGCAGACAGAGGAAAAGAAGAAGGCAAGATTTATAAAAACCGTGGATTGGTGTATCGCATTTTGGATGCCACTGGAAATAAAGTGGGTGTTCCCATCAAAGCAAGTTCAATTTCCTGCAAACCGATATTGTATAACCTGGAGAAGAAATTTACTGCCAATGAAACAGCTAAAGAATCTTTGAAACCATTTGTAAAGATTAAACTTGATGATTGTCTTTCCCAATCACCATCAACCATGAAGGAATTGGTAGAATATTTAAAGCAGAAAAATATCTACACCCTGCTTCGCCAAAATGCAGAAGGAAGATTGTACGGTATCACTTTTGTTGACAATCAAAACAAGGTGGTTTTTAATGGCAGTGATTTAGGCAAAGGCTATAGTGCAGTGGCCTTGCAAAGCAGGTTGGCAACACCAAATGAAAAATCGCAGACACAAGATGAAACAAAAGGCAGTGGTTCCGGTGGTTTTGTTCAAAAAGAAATGGTGCAGCAAAAACAACAGGGTAAAACGATTCCTGTCACTACAAAAACGGAAAGCCTATTGGATGTGCTGCTGTCCACCAAAGAACAATACGAAAACACACCCTACAGCCTGCTTAAAAAGAAACGGAAAAAGAAGAAACCAAATTTGTAA
- the mobC gene encoding conjugal transfer protein MobC, with product MSHTGENEQGLRKIVDLTRFASIFILLLHFYYYCYVAFEQWEIKSTITDRLMKNISNTGLFSNQLTSKFMALGLLVISLFGAQGKKDEKINWKSIAAYLLIGLLLYFSSQLFFKLQYDVQTVAIVYITATGIGFLLILAGGNLLSRLIKLNLGDDVFNSLNETFPQEERLISNEYSINLPARYNLKNRVRKSWINIINPFRGLLVIGSPGSGKSWFVIQHVIKQHIEKGFAMFVYDFKYDDLSKIVYNWLQQNKHNYSVKPSFYVINFDNLSVSHRCNPLDPNSMNDITDATESARTILLGLNREWINKQGDFFVESPINFVTAVIWFLRKYADGKYCTLPHVIELMQAEYDELFPVLNTQPEIEVLVNPFITAYQNDAMEQLEGQVASAKIGMARLAAPQLYWVLSGNDFTLDINNPKHPKIVCVGNNPEKQQIYGAVLSLYVSRLVRQVNKKGMQKCSLVFDEFPTIYFNNIDSLIATARSNKVATTLAMQDFSQLKKDYGREQADVIVNITGNIISGQVMGETSKLLSERFGKIMQDRQSVSINRMDTSISHSKQLDAAIPASKIAALSSGEFVGMVADDPLEKIKLKMFHSEIINDHEKLNAEVSNYRDIPVVSNVAQQQVLDNYYQVKMDIKRLIGEEVGRLKAINN from the coding sequence ATGTCACACACGGGGGAGAATGAACAGGGGCTGCGGAAAATAGTTGACCTTACAAGATTTGCCAGCATCTTTATTTTGCTGCTGCATTTTTATTATTACTGCTATGTGGCGTTTGAGCAGTGGGAAATTAAAAGCACCATCACCGACAGGCTGATGAAAAATATTTCCAACACTGGTTTATTCAGCAATCAGCTTACATCAAAGTTTATGGCATTGGGGCTGCTGGTTATTTCATTATTTGGTGCACAGGGCAAAAAAGATGAAAAGATAAACTGGAAAAGCATCGCAGCTTATTTACTAATTGGGTTGCTGCTTTATTTTTCAAGCCAGTTGTTTTTCAAACTACAATACGATGTGCAGACGGTTGCCATTGTTTATATCACCGCCACCGGTATTGGCTTTTTACTGATACTGGCTGGTGGTAATTTACTCAGCCGTTTAATCAAATTAAATTTAGGTGATGATGTCTTCAATTCACTCAACGAAACTTTTCCGCAGGAAGAAAGGCTTATCTCAAATGAATATTCCATCAATCTGCCTGCCCGGTATAATTTAAAAAACAGGGTTAGAAAAAGTTGGATAAATATCATTAACCCATTCAGGGGTTTATTAGTAATTGGCAGTCCCGGCTCCGGTAAAAGCTGGTTTGTTATTCAGCATGTAATAAAACAGCACATTGAAAAAGGCTTTGCCATGTTCGTTTATGATTTTAAGTATGATGACCTGAGCAAGATTGTTTACAACTGGCTGCAGCAAAACAAACACAACTATTCTGTAAAGCCATCTTTCTACGTTATCAACTTTGATAACCTTTCTGTATCGCACCGCTGCAATCCGCTTGACCCAAACAGTATGAATGATATTACCGATGCAACAGAAAGTGCAAGAACTATATTGTTAGGATTGAACAGAGAATGGATAAACAAGCAGGGAGATTTCTTTGTGGAATCACCCATCAATTTTGTTACGGCTGTCATTTGGTTTCTGCGAAAATATGCCGATGGAAAATACTGCACCCTGCCGCATGTAATAGAACTGATGCAGGCAGAGTATGATGAATTGTTTCCGGTGCTGAACACACAACCGGAAATTGAAGTGCTGGTAAATCCTTTCATTACCGCTTACCAAAACGATGCTATGGAACAATTAGAAGGGCAAGTGGCTTCAGCAAAAATTGGTATGGCAAGGCTTGCGGCGCCGCAGTTGTATTGGGTACTGAGTGGCAATGATTTTACGTTGGACATTAATAATCCAAAGCATCCTAAAATTGTTTGTGTGGGCAACAACCCGGAGAAACAGCAGATTTATGGTGCTGTGTTGTCATTGTATGTTTCCCGGTTGGTGAGGCAAGTAAACAAAAAAGGTATGCAGAAATGCAGTTTGGTATTTGATGAGTTCCCTACCATCTACTTCAACAATATTGACAGCCTGATTGCCACAGCAAGAAGTAATAAAGTTGCCACTACTCTCGCCATGCAGGATTTTAGCCAGCTCAAAAAAGATTATGGCAGGGAACAGGCCGATGTGATTGTAAATATTACCGGCAACATTATCAGTGGCCAGGTGATGGGTGAAACTTCTAAACTGCTAAGTGAAAGGTTTGGAAAAATAATGCAGGACAGGCAGAGTGTTTCCATAAACCGTATGGATACTTCCATCAGTCACTCCAAACAATTAGATGCTGCCATACCCGCCAGTAAAATCGCCGCCCTTTCTTCCGGTGAGTTTGTGGGCATGGTTGCCGATGACCCATTGGAAAAAATAAAACTCAAAATGTTTCATTCCGAAATTATCAATGACCATGAAAAACTAAATGCAGAAGTGAGTAACTACCGGGATATTCCTGTAGTCTCCAATGTTGCCCAACAGCAAGTGCTGGACAATTACTACCAGGTGAAGATGGATATTAAGCGGTTGATTGGGGAGGAAGTGGGGAGGTTGAAGGCAATAAACAATTGA